The sequence below is a genomic window from Streptosporangium lutulentum.
CTCGGCGCGCCGTACCCTGCCGAGGGCGCGCATCGCGTCAGCCCTGCCGCGCTGGTCGCCCGCCGCGGAGAACGCGGTCAGGCAGGCCACGAAACAGGCCTCCGCCTCCGGCGACCGTCCCTGGGCGAGGTGGACCAGGCCGAGGCGGTGCCGGATGCGGGCCACCTCGCTCGCCTCCGCCAGCGGAAGCGCCAGTCGAAGGGCTTCGGCCGCCTCCGTCAGGCGGCCCTCCACGCGGTGCAGATCGGCCAGGGACCGCAGCAGCAGCGCCTCGCCGTGGCGGTGGCCCGTGCGCCGCGCGGACCGCAGGCCGAGCTCCACGGTCTGGCGCCAGTCCTCGCGGTGCGCGCCGAGGTCGAGGAAAGGCGTCAGGTAGAAGGCCAGCCGCCAGGCCGCCTCGTCCAGGCCGCTCCGCTGGAAGTCGGCGACGGTCGCGACCAGGAACCCCCGCTCGGCGGCCAGCCAGCGGGCCGACTCCCTCAGCTGCGTGGTCTCCAGGGCGATGGCCTGCTCCGCCGTACGGGCCAAGGTCTGGCCCGAGCCCGGCTCGGAGGGCAGGAGCAGCGCCCTGGCCCGCCGGGTACGGTCGAGGATCTCGCGGGAGGCGGCGGCGAGGACCCGGGCGGGAGGCCCCTCCTCCGCGGTCAGGCGCTCGGCGGCGTAGAGCCTGGTCAGGTCGTGCCAGCCGTACCTCTCCTGACCGCTCGGGTCGAGCCCGTGCGCCTGCAGCAGGCCCGCCTCGGTCAGCGCCTCCAGCAGCGGATCGGCGGGTGCGCCCAGGACGGCGGAGGCCGCCCACGGGGCGAAGCCGGGTGTGGACAGCGCGCTGAGGCGGCGCAGCAGCAGACGTTCCCGATCCGAGAGCGCGCGGTAGCCGAGCGCCAGGCTGCTCCGCACGGTCAGATCTCCCGTGCTGAGCTCGTCGAGCCGGCCGCGCTCGTCCTCAAGGCGTCCCGCCAGGTGCTCCAGTGTCCAGCTCGGCCGCCGCGCCAGCCGGGACCCCGCGATCCTGAGCGCCAGCGGCAGCCCGCCGCACAGCACCGCGATCCGCATGGCCGCCCGCGGCTCGGCCCGCACGCGCCGCTCGCCCACCACCCTGGACAGCATCGCCACGGACTCGCCGGGATCGAACACGTCGAGCTCGAAGGCGCGCGCCGCCTCCAGACCCGCCAGCGGCGAGCGGCTGGTCACCAGGGTCATGCAACCGGGCCCGGTGGGCAGCAGCGAGCGGACCTGGGCCTCGTCCGCCGCGTCGTCCAGCACCACCAGCAGCCGTCGCCCGCTCACCATGCTGCGGTAGAGGCGGATCCGCTCGGCCAGGTCGGCGGGCACGGCTCCCTCCGGGCACCCGAGCGAGCGCAGCAGGTCCTCTAGCATCGCGCCCGGCGTCCTGGCTCTCAGCGAGGCGTAGAGCCGCCCGTCGGGAAAGTCGAGCGCGGTGGCCGCGTGGATCGCCACCGCGGACTTGCCCGACCCCGCCGGGCCGTGCAGCACCAGATGGACGGGCGCGGTCCCGGCCGGGGGCACGGACCGGCGGATCCAGTCCAGCACGCGCTCGCGCCCGGTGAAGTCGGCGACATCGGGCGGCGTCTCGTTCGGCACGGCCCGCGCGGGGGAGCCGCCCGCCAGCACACGCTCGTGCGCCTCCCGCAGCTCGGTGCCGGGTTCGAGCCCGAGCTCGTCGACCAGCAGCCGTCTCGCCTCCTGGTAGGCGCTCAGTGCCTCCGACCTGCGCCCCGCCTGGTCGAGCGCCAGCATGAGCTGCCCCCATGCCCGCTCCCGCAGGGGGTGCGCCGTCACGAGCGCGCGCATCTCACCCACGACCTCCGCGCCACGGCCGAGCGTCAGGTCCAGCGCGACGCATTCCTCGATCGCGGTCAGCCGCAGCTCCTCCAGCGGTACGGCATGCGCCCGCCGTAGCTCGCCCGAGTCGATGCCGTCCAGCGCGGGCCCCCGCCAGAGCGCCAGGGCGGCACGCAGGTCGTCGGCCGCTTCGGCGGTCCTGCCGGCGTCCCTGGTCCGCCTGCCCGCGGTCACCAGGCGCTCGAACCTGTGCGCGTCCACCAGGTCGGGATCGACGTCGAGGAGATAGCCGCCGGGTACGGTGCGGATCCCGTCCACCACCTTGCGCAGCGCGCTCACGTATACCCGCAGCACCGCATCGGCCGAGGTGGGCGGCCGGTCGCCCCACACCTCGGCGATGAGCCGGTCGACGGTCAGCGGCCGTCCCGGCCGCAGCAGCAGCGCGGTCAGCAACGCGCGGTGCTTGGCGGGGCCGGGCGTCAGGTCACGCTCGCCCTCAAGGACCCGCAACGGTCCCAGCACGCCGAACCGCACCGCTCAGTCCTCCGCCGCGCGGAGGTCGAACGAGCGGAACCTGACCTGGAGGGGATCGGCCGCGTCGGGCGCCGCGTAGACGCCGACGGCCCCTGGACCGTACGGGTCCCGCGTGTCGGCGGTCTCGCTCACCAGCGCGTCGTTGAGCCACATGCTCAGGGCGACCCGCTCGCCCCGCTGCCCGCACCGGGCGACGACGCGGTTGTCGGCCGCCCTCTTCACCTGCACGGGCCCGTACAGGACGGTGCTCCGCCCGCCGTGCCGCTTGGTGATCGAGGCCTTTCCCGAGCCGGTGAGCGAGAACTCGTAGCGGTCGCCGGCGCCCGCGTCGCCCCGGCACCACACGCCGAACTCACCCGATCCCCGCTCCAGCCGGAGCGTGGAGCTGATCACGATGCCCTGGGCGGGCTCGTCCGGGAAAGGAGCCGACTTCCACAGCCGCCAGCCGGGATTGGCGGTCAGCAGGTAGTCCTCACCGTCCTGCTCGGTCCTGCCGCCCTCGGACGCGCCGATGGCCCAGGACCGGGCGAAGTCCGCGTGGTAGGGCAGCTCCGGTGCGACGAGGCGGGCGTAGGCGGCCCATCCGCCCACCAGGATCACCACGAGCGCGGCGGCGCCCGCGATCCACGGCCACCGCCGCCGGGCCCTCGCGGGCCGCGCCCCGGCCACGGCCACGGCAGGCCATGCGGCCGTGGCCGGCCGCTCGGACGGGGCCGGCCACGCGGGTGCGGCCGGTGACTCGGGCGCGGCCGATTGTCCGGGCGAGGCCGGCGGCCCGGGCGCGTCCCGCTGTGTCCGGGGCACGGCCGGTGGCTCGGGCACACCGGTGACGTTCACGGCGGGCCGGACGACCTGGACGGTCGTCGTCGCCGGGGCCGGACGGCCGCCGACCAGTTCGTCCAGCAACCGCTGGGCGCTCGGCCGTCGCGCGGGATCCTTGGCCATGGCGGTCTCGACGACGGCGCGCATGCGCTCGTCGAGCCCGCCGAGGTTCGGTCCCTCGTTGACGATCCGGTAGAGCACCTCGGGCGGCGATCCGCCTCCGAACGGCAACCGTCCCGTGCCGGCGAACGCGATCACTCCACCCCACGCGTAGACGTCGGTCGCGGGCGTCACCGGCTCGCCGCGCACCTGCTCGGGCGCCATGAACGCGGGCGTGCCCAGGATCGACTGGCTGGCCAGGCTCTGGCTGTCGACGAGCTGTGCGATGCCGAAGTCGATCACACGCGGGCCGAGCGGCGACAGCAGCACGTTCGACGGCTTGAGGTCGCGGTGGATCACTCCGGCCCCGTGGATGGCGTGGAGCGCCGTGGCGATCCCGACCGCGAGCGCCTCCAGGTCGGCGCCGGTCAGCGGACCCTGCTCACGTACGGCCTGAGCCAGGTCGGGCCCCTTCACGTACTCCGTGACGAGATAGGCGACGTCATCCTCGATTCCGGCGTCGAGCACGGGAGCGGTGCAGAACCTGGCCACCCTGCGGGCCGCGGTGACCTCACGGTCGAAGCGCCGCCGGAAGGCCGGGTCGCGTGCCAGCTGCGGATGGATCACCTTCACTGCGGCCAGGCCGCCGGCCGGGGTGGTGGCGAGGTGGACGACGCCCATGCCGCCCCGGCCCAGCTCGCGCCTGAGCACATATCCGCCGATCACGTTCATTAAAGTCACCTTACGGTTGAACGTTCGATTCGGGGACAGATGCCTCGATCTCATCACCGCTCACCGCTCACTGCCCGCCGCTCACTGCCCGCCGCTCACCGGGCCGCCGGGTGTTCAAGGGGTTCGCCGGGAGGCCCTCCGAGGCCGGCGCGTTCGAGCCGCGGGCGGGGAGAGGCCCGGTCCGTCGTCCGTGCGGGAGGCCGACGAGACGGGGCGGGCGCCGTTCACGTCGATATCGACTCGGTGAGGTCGTTGAGGCGGGCCAGCATCTGGGCCAGCGACCGCACGTCCTTCTTCGGCCAGGTGGCGAGCAGGGCGTGGAAACGGTCCTGGCGCGCCGATCGCGCGCGGTCGAGCCGTTGCCGCCCCTCGTCGGTCAGGTTCAGGAGATGGGCGCGGCCGTCCAGGGGGTCGGGCTCCCGCTCGATCAGCCCCAGCTCCTCCAGCACCTTCAACTGACGGCTGACGGTCGCCTTGCCGACGCCGAAGTAGGCGGCCAGGTCGCTGGAACGCGCCGGTGCCACATCCCCGATGCGCACCAGGATTCCGTACGCGCCGGGCTCCAGCTCGGGGTGCACCGCGCGCCCCATCTGCGCGGACAGTGCACGAGAACGCCGGAAGAGGACGCCGAGCTGGTGCTCGACCGCGCAGTAGGCTTCGTGCTCGTCGGCAGGGGCCGCTGTCGGCTGTGTCTCGGTCAACATGCTCCTCTCCTTTCGGGTTCGGGTACCGGCGATCACCGGTCGGGT
It includes:
- a CDS encoding AfsR/SARP family transcriptional regulator, translating into MRFGVLGPLRVLEGERDLTPGPAKHRALLTALLLRPGRPLTVDRLIAEVWGDRPPTSADAVLRVYVSALRKVVDGIRTVPGGYLLDVDPDLVDAHRFERLVTAGRRTRDAGRTAEAADDLRAALALWRGPALDGIDSGELRRAHAVPLEELRLTAIEECVALDLTLGRGAEVVGEMRALVTAHPLRERAWGQLMLALDQAGRRSEALSAYQEARRLLVDELGLEPGTELREAHERVLAGGSPARAVPNETPPDVADFTGRERVLDWIRRSVPPAGTAPVHLVLHGPAGSGKSAVAIHAATALDFPDGRLYASLRARTPGAMLEDLLRSLGCPEGAVPADLAERIRLYRSMVSGRRLLVVLDDAADEAQVRSLLPTGPGCMTLVTSRSPLAGLEAARAFELDVFDPGESVAMLSRVVGERRVRAEPRAAMRIAVLCGGLPLALRIAGSRLARRPSWTLEHLAGRLEDERGRLDELSTGDLTVRSSLALGYRALSDRERLLLRRLSALSTPGFAPWAASAVLGAPADPLLEALTEAGLLQAHGLDPSGQERYGWHDLTRLYAAERLTAEEGPPARVLAAASREILDRTRRARALLLPSEPGSGQTLARTAEQAIALETTQLRESARWLAAERGFLVATVADFQRSGLDEAAWRLAFYLTPFLDLGAHREDWRQTVELGLRSARRTGHRHGEALLLRSLADLHRVEGRLTEAAEALRLALPLAEASEVARIRHRLGLVHLAQGRSPEAEACFVACLTAFSAAGDQRGRADAMRALGRVRRAEDLLVRSLETYRELGDPRGEAAVSLDLAGLHLDQRRPSEARRRAEHGLGLVRRLGDRLPEAEGLVVLAGVAMAEGRPDAARGAAEQALGTFREHADRRGAAQALLTLAAAFLDLDEIDKAVDAVTRAMGEFSVLGDRQGLARAEDLAGEARRRRGLRV
- a CDS encoding MarR family winged helix-turn-helix transcriptional regulator, whose amino-acid sequence is MLTETQPTAAPADEHEAYCAVEHQLGVLFRRSRALSAQMGRAVHPELEPGAYGILVRIGDVAPARSSDLAAYFGVGKATVSRQLKVLEELGLIEREPDPLDGRAHLLNLTDEGRQRLDRARSARQDRFHALLATWPKKDVRSLAQMLARLNDLTESIST
- a CDS encoding serine/threonine-protein kinase produces the protein MNVIGGYVLRRELGRGGMGVVHLATTPAGGLAAVKVIHPQLARDPAFRRRFDREVTAARRVARFCTAPVLDAGIEDDVAYLVTEYVKGPDLAQAVREQGPLTGADLEALAVGIATALHAIHGAGVIHRDLKPSNVLLSPLGPRVIDFGIAQLVDSQSLASQSILGTPAFMAPEQVRGEPVTPATDVYAWGGVIAFAGTGRLPFGGGSPPEVLYRIVNEGPNLGGLDERMRAVVETAMAKDPARRPSAQRLLDELVGGRPAPATTTVQVVRPAVNVTGVPEPPAVPRTQRDAPGPPASPGQSAAPESPAAPAWPAPSERPATAAWPAVAVAGARPARARRRWPWIAGAAALVVILVGGWAAYARLVAPELPYHADFARSWAIGASEGGRTEQDGEDYLLTANPGWRLWKSAPFPDEPAQGIVISSTLRLERGSGEFGVWCRGDAGAGDRYEFSLTGSGKASITKRHGGRSTVLYGPVQVKRAADNRVVARCGQRGERVALSMWLNDALVSETADTRDPYGPGAVGVYAAPDAADPLQVRFRSFDLRAAED